A window of the Cystobacter fuscus genome harbors these coding sequences:
- a CDS encoding mannan-binding protein, translating to MKRRFGALSLAVAATLFFGQQAEASSHDVETELLRDDSEAQDKCPSACSTQSEYWTGQWRTAAPEKTSSCHCALPPFEHLVIDAGSSGTRLLLYEVARGPQGCQVTPSKKQEQKKDSTLSALADMDVKKAEQELGERITALAPTRVVLLGTGGFRQKGMQGERKMRELRGRLARHVQQVEIISGKTEGELAWLATRPAEKTPFSTLEIGGVSVQFATGETGGDIQSVSDDAVGIHVLSEELGKDKANCLKEEENFTRCMAAVGQRLESSQLVRKASKLIPEGQHRPVYIIGKELDALFQPGKELSLANLEGIGKKTCKDARTGDDKAKARCFNLAYLSALLKAVKVESIRKGADSWTRAAAVHADYFPNCR from the coding sequence ATGAAGAGGCGGTTCGGCGCGCTGTCACTCGCGGTGGCGGCGACGCTCTTCTTCGGACAGCAGGCCGAGGCCAGCTCGCACGACGTGGAGACGGAGCTCCTCCGTGACGACTCCGAGGCCCAGGACAAGTGCCCCTCGGCCTGCTCCACCCAGAGTGAGTACTGGACGGGTCAGTGGCGGACGGCGGCCCCCGAGAAGACGTCCAGCTGCCACTGTGCCCTGCCCCCTTTCGAGCACCTCGTCATCGACGCGGGCTCTTCAGGCACCCGGCTCCTGCTCTACGAGGTGGCGCGGGGTCCCCAGGGATGCCAGGTCACTCCCTCCAAGAAGCAGGAACAGAAGAAGGATTCCACGCTCAGCGCCCTGGCGGACATGGACGTGAAGAAGGCGGAACAGGAGCTGGGTGAACGGATCACCGCCCTGGCGCCGACCCGCGTGGTGCTGCTGGGGACAGGGGGCTTCCGCCAGAAGGGAATGCAGGGGGAGCGCAAGATGCGGGAGCTGCGCGGGCGCCTCGCCAGACACGTCCAACAGGTGGAGATCATCTCGGGAAAGACGGAGGGCGAGCTGGCCTGGCTGGCCACGCGTCCCGCGGAGAAGACTCCCTTCTCCACCCTGGAGATCGGAGGCGTTTCGGTGCAGTTCGCCACCGGCGAAACGGGTGGCGACATTCAAAGCGTCAGTGATGATGCCGTGGGCATCCACGTCCTCTCCGAGGAGCTGGGCAAGGACAAGGCGAACTGCCTGAAGGAAGAGGAGAACTTCACCCGCTGCATGGCCGCCGTCGGGCAGCGGCTGGAATCCTCGCAGCTCGTGCGCAAGGCATCCAAGCTGATCCCGGAAGGACAACACCGCCCGGTGTATATCATTGGGAAGGAGCTGGATGCGTTGTTCCAGCCGGGCAAGGAGCTGAGCCTGGCGAACCTGGAAGGGATCGGGAAGAAAACGTGCAAGGACGCGCGCACGGGTGATGACAAGGCGAAGGCACGCTGCTTCAACCTGGCGTATCTGTCGGCCCTGTTGAAGGCGGTGAAGGTCGAGTCCATTCGCAAGGGGGCCGACTCCTGGACTCGCGCGGCCGCGGTGCATGCCGACTACTTCCCGAATTGCCGCTGA
- a CDS encoding RidA family protein gives MPVTLINPDGIPNTDAFRYRQVAIATGTRQVHIAGQVAYDANGQLVARGDLAGQVAQAYRNVAIALAAAGATFNDVVRLTFYVVDWKREMISDFLAGIDQVAEELKIMPAPASLIGVSMLFEPGVLVEIEATAVVG, from the coding sequence ATGCCCGTCACCCTGATCAACCCCGATGGAATCCCGAATACCGACGCGTTCCGATACCGACAGGTGGCGATTGCCACCGGCACCCGGCAGGTGCACATCGCAGGGCAGGTCGCGTATGACGCGAATGGACAGCTCGTCGCACGGGGTGACCTGGCTGGACAGGTGGCGCAGGCCTACCGCAACGTCGCCATCGCCCTCGCGGCCGCCGGGGCGACGTTCAACGACGTCGTCCGACTGACGTTCTATGTGGTCGACTGGAAGCGCGAGATGATATCCGACTTCCTCGCCGGCATCGATCAGGTCGCCGAGGAGCTGAAGATCATGCCGGCGCCGGCCTCGCTGATCGGGGTCTCCATGCTCTTCGAGCCGGGCGTCCTCGTCGAGATCGAAGCCACCGCGGTCGTGGGCTGA
- a CDS encoding trypsin-like serine peptidase, which produces MKHFKHGFLVRPFVGAVMCTLTLAAGCGPANGLEAEKGALGEKKSEVVYGTDDRLDVYAHPDATLRARAQQSTVALMHPPLIDATDPNHVVFTGQTLGEGRNLCTTERFRDDPRAAFCSGTLIDDDLVLTAAHCVPTPDECANTRFVFNFYRTAEGALQQVTTQDIFRCTAIVAHELSWYMDYSILRLDRPATPRFTPAPVRKGNTPLAVGQKLAVIGSSSAIPFKIASGGTVRDANAESLDFLVSTTDTFAGNSGSAVYEMDNYTVASIAVRGDADYVANGTCNVVNTCPETGCTGEHSTYVYNAIRTLCAATNNASPRLCADMPPQNRPATSFTYFTGETNNAQQNTTDKVISLSAGDVVEVGTCTLPGAFAAGDTSLRLSDAQGTEIAASSCYFKHRVGASGDYTIRAGCTNSDLCGGVVVWKVTPNANLVRGTFSFNLTNTSSGSRNTANQNVTLSYGQVIDVGTCGLEGASGVGDTIVRVHESSGMVAAENDDAFGTCGSLSHVVYRVNVVGQNMPHQIRVGCFRDTSCSGTASYVIY; this is translated from the coding sequence ATGAAACATTTCAAGCACGGGTTCCTGGTGCGCCCCTTCGTGGGCGCGGTGATGTGTACGCTCACGCTCGCGGCGGGCTGCGGCCCGGCGAATGGGCTGGAAGCGGAGAAGGGCGCGCTCGGAGAGAAGAAGAGCGAGGTGGTCTATGGCACGGACGACCGGCTGGACGTCTACGCCCACCCGGACGCCACGCTGCGCGCGCGGGCACAGCAGTCCACCGTGGCGCTGATGCACCCCCCGCTCATCGACGCGACGGATCCCAACCACGTCGTCTTCACCGGCCAGACGCTGGGCGAAGGCCGCAACCTCTGCACCACCGAGCGCTTCCGGGATGACCCGCGGGCGGCCTTCTGCTCCGGCACGCTCATCGACGATGACCTGGTGCTCACCGCGGCCCACTGTGTCCCCACCCCCGACGAGTGCGCCAACACCCGCTTCGTCTTCAACTTCTACCGGACCGCGGAGGGAGCGCTGCAGCAGGTCACCACGCAGGACATCTTCCGCTGCACCGCCATCGTGGCGCATGAGCTGAGCTGGTACATGGACTACTCCATCCTGCGCCTGGACCGGCCGGCCACGCCGCGCTTCACCCCGGCCCCGGTCCGCAAGGGCAACACCCCGCTGGCCGTCGGGCAGAAGCTGGCCGTCATCGGCAGCAGCAGCGCCATCCCCTTCAAGATCGCCTCCGGTGGCACGGTGCGCGACGCGAACGCGGAGTCGCTGGACTTCCTGGTGTCCACCACGGACACCTTCGCGGGCAACTCGGGCTCGGCCGTGTACGAGATGGACAACTACACGGTGGCGAGCATCGCCGTGCGCGGTGACGCGGACTATGTCGCCAACGGGACCTGCAACGTGGTGAACACGTGCCCCGAGACGGGCTGCACCGGCGAGCATAGCACCTACGTCTACAACGCCATCCGCACCTTGTGCGCCGCGACCAACAACGCCAGCCCGCGGCTGTGCGCCGACATGCCGCCCCAGAACCGCCCGGCCACCTCGTTCACCTACTTCACGGGCGAGACCAACAATGCCCAACAGAACACGACGGACAAGGTGATCAGTCTCTCCGCGGGTGATGTGGTGGAAGTGGGCACCTGCACCCTGCCGGGCGCCTTCGCCGCCGGTGACACCTCGCTGCGCCTCTCCGATGCACAGGGCACCGAGATCGCCGCCAGCTCGTGTTACTTCAAGCACAGGGTGGGGGCCTCGGGCGACTACACCATTCGCGCCGGCTGCACCAACAGCGATCTCTGCGGTGGCGTCGTGGTGTGGAAGGTGACCCCGAACGCCAACCTCGTCCGGGGCACGTTCTCCTTCAACCTCACCAACACCAGCAGCGGCTCGCGCAACACCGCCAACCAGAACGTGACGCTGTCGTATGGCCAGGTCATCGATGTGGGCACCTGCGGCCTGGAGGGCGCCTCGGGCGTCGGTGACACCATCGTGCGGGTGCACGAGTCGTCGGGCATGGTGGCGGCCGAGAACGACGACGCCTTCGGCACCTGCGGGAGCCTCTCGCACGTCGTCTACCGCGTGAACGTCGTGGGCCAGAACATGCCGCATCAAATCCGTGTCGGCTGCTTCCGCGACACGAGCTGCAGCGGTACGGCCTCCTACGTCATCTACTGA